Part of the Nicotiana sylvestris chromosome 2, ASM39365v2, whole genome shotgun sequence genome, cagagtgctcatgatcgatagagaagacttaggcaaatttatagcaaaCATAGCAGAAAGGATTTCGACAACAGGGAAAATCAGAACCTTAGACCTTTCTCATTCTTGCTTACAACCAGTTTATAGCTAGTTCttaattattgcatttttatTACGTAATATTTAGTTAATAAACACCCATTTTGTTACACAAACATCTCTGAAGATTGAATACGTGAATTTCTGTGAGTCCAATAGCTGTGATCGATAGGTTATTTCCCtctgggattcgactccggacttgttaaCCGGAATATTTGtagcgaccgctttgtcctttttgtaaggcatagttgggcgtgatcaagtCCCATTTTCTCCTTCGAGTTCGCGAGAgtagcttcgcgatcgcgaagcacaaaacacCACATAGCAGCCGACAGTTAAAACCAGacattttctaagttcaaattgATCTGTAACCTATTCGTAACTCACCCAAGCCCCtcaggctccaaaccaaacatctacacaagtgtaataatatcATACAAACTAGCTTACGCGATCAAACAccaaataatacctagaactacgaatcagacattaaaatgcatgaaattttcaaagaaactcaagaacttccaaattcatAACCGAGCTTCCGAATCTTATCAAAATAACTCCGTTTTGCACCAAAATTTATAGACAAGTTTTAAATAGTAAAATAGACCTATCCCAAGTTACGGAACCAAAATCTAGACTACGTACCATAAAGTCAATCTACGGTCAAACCTAAGAATTTTCcaaaaccttcaaattactaGCTTTAATCAAGTCACATAAAGTTAAGGACTTCCAAATTAATtacgggcatacgtccaagtccaaaatcacgataCGAACCCACCAAGATCGTCAAAATATCGATCCGGGATAGTTTATACAAAATATTGATCGTAGTCAACTCAAGTtatttttaaagccaaaaatcatgttttcttcaaattttcacataaaatatTTTCGGGAAAAGATACGGATAGCGCATGCATATAAAACAAAATACTAAATAGAGCTAATAGAAGTATCAAAACACGAAAATAAGGGCTAGAACTTAAAATATCCTATCGGATCGTCACACTTAAATATTAGGAGATTTTTACCTAGTAGATCTCTTTTAAGAATTTACTGATATAAATAGAATAACATTTAAAATATTTCAACAATTGCAGTTTAAATTACAATAGTAGCATGTTTTAAAAACACCTAAATTTAATAACAAactaatttaaaaattaaatcccaatAATTAAGATAAAATCCTCTTTTCTCTCACAAAGAAATGAAATATCATTTTATTCTCTCGTTTTTCTCGTAAAATTCCAATAATTTAGAATAGGTTTTTCCTCTCTTATCTATCTTTCCAAACTAAATTATGGATTGAATGTTAGAATATCTTTTTCCTCTCTTCTCTCTACTATGTAAAGCTACTGCACCATCAAATTAGGAATTCTAAATTAGGGATTGAACGCTCAATACAAAAAAAACATATTCTCATTTATTTTAATAGTATAAATACAgtataagtaattttttttaaaaatattcacTACTGTGATTAATTAATATACAAACATTAAATTTTTTTACGGGATGTTCATGGTGTGTTTAAGATAGAAAATATTTATACCAGATATATATCATAATGTTACGACCCAAATCTCCCTCCGTAAGATGTCCTGACGTcccctagtctctaagactaggtaagcctaacaattgcggaaTAAATGAAATGATTACAAAAATAACGGCTAAACCTTAACAACaacaagtatatatatatatatatatatatatatatatatatatatagacagagagagaaagagaaaactGCCGCTCGGCATTTACAAGTAAACCAACAACTCGAGTGTAGACAACTACCTGAAACCCGGTATTCACAAGCTCTAAGGAGTTTATTTTATCTGTCTTTATACATCAGCATctaggaaaaataaagaaagaacaaCATAAAAGGATAGAGGGGGGTTCTGAGGCCTGCGGATGCTggtagatataccttgaagtttcTGTAGCAGCAGCACGACTCTCTATTAAAAGTGGGGCTGGTAGGAGGTACTTTGGTCTAAAcacaaaacatgtgcagaagagtagcatgaatacaccataacggtacccagtaagtgccaagactaacctcggtagagtaatGACAAGGTCAGGTCAGGGCCTTATTGGAATATATTAATTAAGGTAGAAGATATAGTAATATAATGAGAAGACAGATAATTTAACAATGAGAAGTTACAGAGGTAACAACACAACACATAAAGATAAACAACAGGGgcactcccgaggtaccgccttctagtcccaaaagtaaatactcaATAGGGgagctcccgaggtaccgccttgtagtcccaaaagtaaatatgcaacatGTGAGCTTCCGAGGTACTGCctcatagtcccaaaagtaaatatgtagtAGGGGAAACACCCGAGGTACTGCctcatagtcccaaaagtaaatatgcaataaGGGaaactcccgaggtaccgcctcgtagtcccaaaataaatacacaccACATTACCGATGGAGCAATGAATTCACAGTAAGAAATCCTACAATTAAAGACTAAATACAAAAATCAAGGAAAATAAGAACTTCAACTAAGCATGTTGCACAGATTTCAAGTAAGCATTTAAGACACATAGACATGCGATATTAGGCGAAATATGATAACTACACATGTTGGGATCATACTTCCGTAGAAGCGGCTCCACTTCAGCGACCATATTTCTGCAGAAGAGGCTCCACTTCTGCAGCTTACATGTCGCACCTTCGACCACTGGCCATCCTCATAATCTCCACATCTGAGATCGCCCGCTCTCTTCTGCGAGCTCGCACATGTGGCCAATCCCACTGCAGGTGCGATGACACCAGAAACAGCCATCAACaatttctctaagtccaaaatgaATTTGATAATGATGCGAAACACACTctaggcccccgggacctcaaccaaagaaaccatcaagtcctaaaacatcatatgaacttagtcgagccctcaaatcacatcaaacaacgctaaaaccacatATCGCACCCTAGTTCAAGCTTAATGAACAAAGAAAATTCCAACTTCAACCAGCGATGCCGAAACCTAtaaaatcacgtccgattgacctcatattttgcacacaagtcacatttgacattacggacttactccaactttcggaatagGAATCTGATCCTGATATCAAAAAGaccactcccgatcaaacttcccaaaaaaatttaactttcgtcatgtcaagcctaattcaactataAACCTCTCAATCAAAATCCGGACacacttctaagtccaaaatcacccaacagagctaacagaaccatcaaaactccgttCCAGAGTCGTTTAcccataagtcaatattcggtcaaaaatttcaacttaagcttccaagcTTGAGACTAATTGTCTCATTTCATTCCGATATCTCTCCGGACCCGAACCGACTAACCTGACAAGTCACATAAGCATAAAATGAAATAGAGGAAGCAGTACATAGGGGGATCGTGGTTCATATTATGTGGATAACGACTGCACATATCATGCTCGGCCTTCCAAGTTGCCTCCTCAACTGGCAGACCACTCCACTGAACCTTCaatgaagcaatgttctttgacctcaactttcgaacctgcctgtccaaaatgGCCACAAGTTCCTCAACATAAGACAAATCCTTGTCGAACTGGACTGAACGAAATTCCAACACATGGGACAGATCGCCATGATACATCCGAAGCATAGAAACgtggaatactggatgaactaCTGCTAGGCCAGGAGGCaagacaagctcataagcaacctccccaagtCTCCGCAACACCTCGAACGGGCCAATAAATCTTGGgttcagcttgcccttcttcttgAACCTCATAACAGCCCTCATCGGTGAAACCTGGAGCAAGACTCActccccaaccatgaatgcaacatcgcgAACCTTCTGATCCACATAATTCTTCTATCTAgactgggctgtgcgaagtcaatcctgaatcaccttaaccttttccaaagcgtCCTGAACTAAGTTTGTACCAATAGCCCAGCCTAGCCAAGCTCGAACCAACCCAATGGAAACCGATATCGTTTACTATACAAAGCCGTATACagggccatctgaatgctcggctaataactgttgttgtaggcaaactctgctagtgACAAGAAcggatcccaagaacccccaaacgCCATCACAtatgcacagagcatatcctctagTATCTAAATAGTATGCTCAAACTTCCCGTCCgtatgagggtgaaatgttgtgctcaactcaacccgactACCTAACTCAAGCTGGACGACCCTCCAAAACCGcgatgtaaactgcgtaccccggtcagagatgatagatacagGCACGCCATGAATCCTAATAATCTCTCAGATATAAACTCGAGCCTGCTTCTTGGAGGAATAAGTATCACTGGAATGAAatgagccgacttggtcaacctatccataatcacccaaactgcatcgaacttcttctgagcctgtgggagcccaacaagaaaatccatagtgatccactcccattTCCACTACGGAATCTCTAgcttttgaagcaatccacctagccactgatgctcatatttcacatgctggcaatttaggcaccGAGCAACATACTttactatgtccttcttcatcctcatccaccaAAAATGACGcctcaagtcctaatacatcttcgcggcacccgggtgGATGGAGTACCGCGAACTGTGAGCCTCCAAGAGAATCAAGTCATGCaaaccatctacattgggcacacatagcctgccctGCATCCTTAATGCACCGTAATCTCCAATAGTAACCTCCTTATCATCACCGCACTGAACCATATCTTTAAGAACAAGTAGATAGGTGTCATCATATTGATTgtccctgatacgatcataaagagaagactgagaaaccacataAGAGAAAACTCAACTTAGCTCAtaaatatccaatc contains:
- the LOC138885723 gene encoding uncharacterized protein, with protein sequence MRAVMRFKKKGKLNPRFIGPFEVLRRLGEVAYELVLPPGLAVVHPVFHVSMLRMYHGDLSHVLEFRSVQFDKDLSYVEELVAILDRQVRKLRSKNIASLKVQWSGLPVEEATWKAEHDMCSRYPHNMNHDPPMYCFLYFILCLCDLSGFLTVNSLLHR